The following proteins are co-located in the Mesorhizobium sp. M1E.F.Ca.ET.045.02.1.1 genome:
- the rsmD gene encoding 16S rRNA (guanine(966)-N(2))-methyltransferase RsmD produces MRIVGGEFRGRPLATPRSNAIRPTTDRTREAVFNVLAHRHAEKLEGGRVLDLFAGTGALGLEALSRGASYCVFIEESAEGRGLIRENVESFGLTGRTKIFRRDAIHLGEAGTLSPFGLVFADPPYGKGLGERALRSAKAGGWLLPGALCVVEEAASAPFEPGPGFSVVDERGYGDTIIRFIEVG; encoded by the coding sequence ATGCGGATCGTCGGCGGTGAGTTTCGCGGGCGTCCGCTGGCGACGCCCCGTTCGAATGCCATCCGCCCGACCACCGACCGCACCCGCGAGGCGGTGTTCAACGTGCTGGCGCATCGCCATGCGGAAAAGCTCGAAGGCGGCCGGGTGCTCGACCTCTTCGCCGGCACCGGCGCGCTGGGGCTGGAGGCTTTGTCGCGCGGCGCCTCCTACTGCGTCTTCATCGAGGAATCGGCGGAAGGGCGCGGCCTGATCCGCGAGAACGTCGAGAGCTTCGGGCTCACCGGCCGTACCAAGATCTTCCGCCGCGACGCCATTCATCTCGGCGAGGCCGGTACGCTTTCGCCTTTCGGTCTGGTCTTCGCCGACCCGCCCTACGGCAAGGGGCTCGGCGAGCGCGCGCTGCGCTCGGCAAAGGCCGGGGGCTGGCTTCTGCCCGGCGCGCTTTGCGTGGTCGAGGAGGCGGCGTCCGCGCCCTTCGAGCCGGGCCCCGGCTTTTCCGTGGTGGACGAGCGCGGCTATGGCGATACGATCATCCGGTTCATCGAGGTCGGGTGA
- the ileS gene encoding isoleucine--tRNA ligase: protein MTDTPTTDASETIDYSKTLYLPQTDFPMRAGLPEKEPGLVKRWQDMDLYRKLRQETAGREKFVLHDGPPYANGNIHIGHALNKILKDVINRSFQMRGYDANYVPGWDCHGLPIEWKIEEQYRAKGKNKDEVPVNEFRRECRDFAAHWIKVQGDEFQRLGVIGDFHNPYTTMAYHAEARIAGELLKFAMSGQLYRGSKPVMWSVVERTALAEAEVEYQDYESDTIWVKFPVASLAQPVAGADAATALSETALDLVEAHVVIWTTTPWTIPGNRAVSYSLRVAYGLYEVTAAENAFGPQPGEKLIFADALAEESAAKAKVTLNRLHSVSAEQLGSLTLSHPFKGLAGGYEFPVPMVAGEHVTDEAGTGFVHTAPSHGREDFDAWMDAVAELLKRGVDTTIPFPVDDAGFFTKDAPGFGPDREGGAARVIDDNGKKGNANQAVIDELIKRNALFARGRLKHSYPHSWRSKKPVIFRNTPQWFVYMDKELGDGTTLRSRALKAIDDTRFVPAAGQNRIRAMIEERPDWVLSRQRAWGVPIAVFADADGNVLKDEAVNERIMDAFEKEGADAWFALGAKDRFLGNHDASKWHQVMDILDVWFDSGSTHVFTLQDRPDLKWPADVYLEGSDQHRGWFHSSLLESCGTRGRAPYDTVITHGFTMDEEGRKMSKSLGNTVVPQDVIKQSGADILRLWVVTTDYWEDQRLGKNVLQTNIDAYRKLRNTIRWMLGTLAHDEGEDVPLDKMPELERLMLHRLSELDEVVRQGYDAFEFKRITRALLDFMVVELSAFYFDIRKDALYCDAPSSLRRKAAVQVVRHLFECLVKWLAPMLPFTMEEAWLDRHPDAVSVHLDQFPVIPQNWRNEALAEKWRKVRQVRRVVTGALEIARADKLIGSSLEAVPVVTIDDAALEAAIADVDMAEMAITSDLVIEHGNAPQGAFILDDVKGVAVVVEKAEDRGLVKCARSWRYTADVGQDPEFPDVSARDAAVLHELKALGRS from the coding sequence ATGACCGATACCCCTACGACCGATGCGTCCGAGACGATCGACTATTCCAAAACGCTTTATTTGCCGCAGACGGATTTCCCGATGCGCGCCGGCTTGCCCGAGAAGGAGCCGGGCCTGGTCAAGCGCTGGCAGGACATGGACCTTTACCGCAAGCTCAGGCAGGAGACCGCCGGCCGGGAGAAGTTCGTGCTGCATGATGGCCCGCCCTACGCCAACGGCAACATCCATATCGGCCATGCGCTGAACAAGATCCTCAAGGACGTCATCAACCGCTCCTTCCAGATGCGCGGCTACGACGCCAATTACGTGCCGGGCTGGGACTGCCACGGCCTGCCGATCGAATGGAAGATCGAGGAGCAGTACCGCGCCAAGGGCAAGAACAAGGACGAGGTGCCGGTCAACGAATTCCGCAGGGAATGCCGTGACTTCGCCGCTCATTGGATCAAGGTGCAGGGCGACGAGTTCCAGCGCCTCGGCGTCATCGGCGATTTCCACAATCCCTACACCACCATGGCCTACCACGCCGAGGCGCGCATCGCCGGCGAGCTGTTGAAATTCGCCATGTCGGGCCAGCTCTATCGCGGTTCCAAGCCGGTGATGTGGAGCGTTGTCGAGCGTACCGCGCTCGCAGAGGCCGAGGTCGAGTACCAGGACTATGAGAGCGACACGATCTGGGTGAAGTTCCCGGTCGCCAGCCTTGCGCAGCCGGTCGCCGGTGCCGACGCCGCGACGGCGCTGAGCGAGACCGCGCTCGATCTCGTCGAGGCGCATGTCGTCATCTGGACGACCACGCCCTGGACTATCCCCGGTAACCGTGCCGTCAGCTATTCGCTGCGCGTCGCCTATGGCCTCTACGAGGTCACGGCGGCGGAGAATGCCTTCGGCCCGCAGCCCGGCGAGAAGCTGATCTTCGCCGACGCGCTCGCCGAAGAAAGCGCCGCCAAGGCCAAGGTCACCTTGAACAGGCTTCACAGCGTCTCGGCCGAACAGCTTGGAAGCCTTACGCTTTCGCATCCTTTCAAGGGTCTCGCCGGCGGCTACGAGTTCCCGGTTCCGATGGTCGCCGGTGAGCATGTCACCGACGAAGCCGGCACCGGCTTCGTCCACACCGCGCCCAGCCACGGCCGCGAGGACTTCGACGCCTGGATGGACGCGGTTGCCGAGCTGCTTAAGCGTGGCGTCGACACCACCATCCCTTTCCCGGTCGACGATGCCGGCTTCTTCACCAAGGACGCTCCGGGCTTCGGCCCGGACCGCGAGGGCGGTGCGGCGCGCGTCATCGACGACAACGGCAAGAAGGGCAATGCCAACCAGGCGGTCATCGACGAGCTGATCAAGCGCAACGCGCTGTTCGCGCGCGGCCGGCTCAAGCACAGCTATCCGCACTCCTGGCGCTCGAAGAAGCCGGTCATCTTCCGCAACACGCCGCAATGGTTCGTCTATATGGACAAGGAGCTCGGCGACGGCACGACGCTGCGCAGCCGCGCGCTGAAGGCGATCGACGACACGCGCTTCGTGCCGGCGGCGGGCCAGAACCGCATCCGCGCCATGATCGAGGAGCGTCCCGACTGGGTGCTGTCGCGCCAGCGCGCCTGGGGCGTGCCGATCGCCGTCTTCGCCGACGCGGACGGCAACGTGCTGAAGGACGAGGCGGTCAACGAGCGCATCATGGACGCCTTCGAGAAGGAAGGCGCCGATGCCTGGTTCGCGCTCGGCGCCAAGGACCGTTTCCTCGGCAACCACGACGCCTCGAAATGGCATCAGGTGATGGACATCCTCGACGTCTGGTTCGATTCCGGCTCGACGCATGTCTTTACGCTGCAGGACCGTCCCGATCTCAAATGGCCGGCAGACGTCTACCTCGAGGGCTCCGACCAGCATCGCGGCTGGTTCCACTCCTCGCTGCTCGAAAGCTGCGGCACCAGGGGCAGGGCGCCCTACGACACGGTCATCACCCATGGCTTCACCATGGACGAGGAAGGCCGCAAGATGTCGAAGTCGCTCGGCAACACGGTGGTGCCGCAGGACGTGATCAAACAGTCCGGCGCCGACATCCTCAGGCTCTGGGTGGTGACGACCGATTATTGGGAAGACCAGCGGCTCGGCAAGAACGTGCTGCAGACCAATATCGACGCCTACCGCAAGCTGAGGAACACCATCCGCTGGATGCTGGGCACGCTTGCCCATGACGAGGGCGAGGACGTTCCGCTGGACAAGATGCCGGAACTCGAGCGGCTGATGCTGCACCGCTTGTCCGAGCTCGACGAGGTGGTGCGCCAGGGCTACGACGCGTTCGAGTTCAAACGCATCACCCGTGCGCTGCTCGACTTCATGGTGGTCGAGCTCTCGGCCTTCTACTTCGACATCCGCAAGGACGCGCTCTACTGCGACGCGCCGTCCAGCCTGCGCCGCAAGGCGGCGGTGCAGGTGGTGCGCCACCTCTTCGAATGCCTGGTGAAATGGCTGGCGCCGATGCTGCCCTTCACCATGGAAGAAGCCTGGCTCGACCGCCACCCGGATGCCGTCTCGGTGCATCTCGACCAGTTCCCGGTCATACCGCAGAACTGGCGGAACGAGGCGCTGGCCGAGAAATGGCGCAAGGTCCGGCAGGTGCGCCGTGTCGTCACCGGCGCGCTCGAGATCGCGCGCGCCGACAAGCTCATCGGTTCCTCACTGGAAGCCGTTCCGGTGGTCACCATCGACGACGCGGCGCTCGAAGCCGCGATCGCCGATGTCGACATGGCCGAGATGGCGATCACCAGCGACCTGGTCATCGAGCACGGCAACGCTCCGCAGGGCGCCTTCATACTGGACGACGTCAAGGGTGTGGCCGTGGTGGTCGAGAAGGCCGAGGATCGCGGTCTGGTCAAATGCGCGCGCTCTTGGCGCTACACCGCCGACGTCGGGCAGGACCCGGAATTCCCGGATGTCTCGGCCCGCGATGCGGCCGTGCTGCATGAGCTGAAAGCACTCGGGCGTTCGTAG
- a CDS encoding pseudouridine synthase, with amino-acid sequence MDDDKKSSRQKGPRKGGSKPAPRGDKPFRKGPRSEGKPFEKRDGARKPYAPRGDRPMAAEGERPQFKRGYKPREAGEGTERGERPFRKGPRREGTSFEKRDGARKPYTPRGDRPVAADGERRDFKRSYKPREAGEGAERGEKPFRKGPRPEGKSFEKRDGARKPYTPRGDRPMAAEGERGERRFDRPKRDFADRPQRDFADRPKRDFSDRSPRDAAPRQGGFKPRPRPSEAAPEAGERIAKRLARAGIASRRDAEELIAAGRVKVNGKVLTSPAFNVTPDDIIHLDGTEIPPIERTRLFLFHKPAGVVTTNRDPEGRKTVFDVLPADLPRLMTIGRLDINTEGLLLLTNDGGLSRVLELPATGWLRRYRVRVHGKVEESALAGLREGIAVDGVFYGSIEASLDREQGSNAWLTIGLREGKNREVKNILGALGLDVTRLIRISYGPFQLEDLPEGHVLEIKGRVLRDQLGERLIEESGANFDAEITKPFSNKPVRRSDPRHDEAERPKFTREGDRRPIGEGGLIKARKRREGSRDEALGKLSTRPDRAFGERGPKSGFGKSERGGFGGKPGGSKREPRPIEPPGQRKANVWMAPGARPIGKGRAEAEAARAAEAKARKASFKPGGKGKPFGKPRGDRPEGSGGDRPRGPKAPRGGNADRRR; translated from the coding sequence ATGGACGACGATAAGAAATCATCACGACAAAAGGGGCCGCGCAAAGGCGGGTCGAAACCGGCGCCGCGTGGCGACAAGCCGTTCCGCAAGGGGCCGCGCTCCGAGGGCAAGCCCTTCGAGAAGCGCGATGGCGCGCGCAAACCTTATGCACCGCGTGGCGACCGGCCGATGGCCGCCGAAGGCGAGAGGCCGCAGTTCAAGCGAGGCTACAAGCCGCGCGAAGCGGGCGAGGGCACGGAACGCGGCGAGAGGCCGTTCCGCAAGGGACCGCGCCGCGAGGGCACGTCCTTCGAGAAACGTGATGGTGCGCGAAAACCCTATACGCCACGTGGCGATCGGCCGGTGGCTGCCGACGGCGAGCGCCGCGATTTCAAGCGCAGCTATAAGCCGCGCGAAGCGGGCGAGGGTGCCGAGCGCGGCGAAAAGCCGTTCCGCAAAGGACCCCGCCCAGAGGGCAAGTCCTTCGAGAAGCGCGACGGCGCGCGCAAACCCTATACGCCACGCGGCGACCGGCCGATGGCCGCTGAAGGCGAGCGCGGCGAAAGGCGCTTCGACCGTCCCAAGCGCGACTTCGCCGACCGTCCCCAACGTGATTTCGCGGACCGGCCAAAGCGCGATTTCAGCGATCGCTCGCCGCGCGACGCCGCGCCCAGGCAGGGCGGCTTCAAGCCGCGTCCGCGCCCTTCGGAAGCAGCGCCCGAAGCCGGCGAGCGTATCGCCAAGCGGCTGGCGCGCGCCGGCATCGCCTCGCGCCGCGATGCCGAGGAGCTGATCGCCGCCGGCCGCGTCAAGGTCAACGGCAAGGTGCTAACCTCGCCGGCCTTCAATGTCACGCCCGACGACATCATCCATCTCGACGGCACGGAGATCCCGCCGATCGAACGCACGCGGCTGTTCCTGTTCCATAAGCCGGCGGGGGTGGTCACCACCAACCGCGACCCCGAAGGCCGCAAGACCGTCTTCGACGTGCTGCCGGCCGATCTGCCGCGGCTGATGACCATCGGCCGGCTCGACATCAACACGGAAGGGCTGCTGCTGCTCACCAACGACGGCGGGCTGTCGCGTGTGCTCGAGCTGCCGGCCACCGGCTGGCTGCGGCGCTATCGCGTCCGCGTCCACGGCAAGGTCGAGGAGAGCGCGCTCGCCGGCCTGCGCGAAGGCATCGCTGTCGACGGCGTCTTCTACGGTTCGATCGAAGCATCGCTCGATCGCGAGCAGGGCAGCAACGCCTGGCTGACGATCGGTCTGCGCGAAGGCAAGAACCGCGAAGTGAAGAACATTCTTGGCGCGCTTGGCCTCGATGTCACGCGGCTGATCCGCATTTCCTATGGGCCATTCCAGCTCGAGGACCTGCCCGAGGGCCATGTGCTGGAGATCAAGGGACGCGTGCTGCGCGACCAGCTCGGCGAACGGCTGATCGAGGAGTCCGGCGCCAACTTCGATGCCGAGATCACAAAGCCCTTTTCCAACAAGCCGGTGCGACGCAGCGACCCGCGCCACGACGAGGCAGAGCGGCCGAAGTTCACGCGCGAGGGCGACCGCCGTCCAATCGGCGAAGGCGGGCTGATCAAGGCCCGCAAGCGCCGCGAAGGCAGCCGCGACGAGGCGCTGGGCAAGCTGTCGACCAGGCCTGACAGGGCCTTTGGCGAGCGCGGTCCCAAGTCCGGCTTCGGCAAGTCCGAACGCGGCGGCTTCGGCGGCAAGCCGGGCGGCAGCAAACGCGAACCCCGCCCGATCGAGCCGCCCGGCCAGCGCAAGGCCAATGTCTGGATGGCGCCGGGCGCGCGCCCTATCGGCAAGGGCAGGGCGGAGGCCGAAGCCGCCAGGGCCGCCGAGGCGAAGGCGCGCAAGGCATCGTTCAAGCCCGGCGGCAAGGGCAAGCCGTTTGGCAAGCCACGGGGCGATCGACCCGAGGGAAGCGGTGGCGACAGGCCGCGTGGTCCTAAGGCTCCGAGAGGTGGCAATGCGGATCGTCGGCGGTGA
- a CDS encoding nucleoside deaminase, whose product MKRPDFMALALKEAEAAASRGEVPVGAVIAKDNVVVAKAGNRTRELADPTAHAEMLAIREACRKLASERLTGHDLYVTLEPCAMCAGAISFARLRRLYFGAADEKGGAVVNGVRFFASPTCHHTPDIYPGLGESEAAFILKDFFRGKREI is encoded by the coding sequence GTGAAGCGGCCGGATTTCATGGCTTTGGCGCTCAAGGAGGCCGAGGCGGCCGCAAGCCGCGGCGAAGTGCCGGTCGGCGCGGTGATCGCTAAAGACAACGTTGTGGTGGCGAAGGCCGGCAACCGCACGCGCGAACTCGCCGATCCCACCGCCCATGCCGAGATGCTGGCGATCCGCGAGGCCTGCCGGAAACTCGCCAGCGAGCGGCTCACCGGCCACGATCTCTATGTGACACTGGAGCCCTGCGCCATGTGCGCCGGCGCCATCTCGTTCGCCAGGTTGCGCAGGCTTTATTTCGGCGCCGCCGACGAGAAGGGCGGCGCTGTGGTCAACGGCGTGCGCTTCTTCGCTTCACCGACCTGCCACCATACGCCCGATATCTATCCGGGGTTAGGCGAAAGCGAAGCGGCCTTCATCCTCAAGGATTTTTTCCGCGGTAAGCGGGAAATATAG
- a CDS encoding pitrilysin family protein, whose translation MTLNTRGLCAALLAGTLALAAAMPARAADDAEVKDFLLDNGMEVVVIPDHRAPIVTHMVWYKIGSADEPPGKSGIAHFFEHLMFKATANHAAGEFDRAVSEIGGSNNAFTSYDYTAFHETVAPPALEQMMGFEADRMRNLILTDDVIKTERDVILEERRSRIDGSPQAVLDEEVDATLWQNQPYRIPVIGWMQEMEQLNRTDAKAFYDSYYRPNNAVLVVAGDVDPDAVKAMAERTYGKVARGPDLRPRIRPVEPEQNTKRTVTLTDARVSVPSFSAQWVVPSYHTAKPGEAEALDLLAEILGGDNRSRLYQQLVVKQGIASEAGAFFQGTMLDATNFTVYGAPRGDAKLSDVEAAVDAEIARIVKDGVTDDELERAKTRYVRSMIFARDKQDDMANMYGSTLATGGNVSDVEEWPDRIRKVTAGEVKAAAVRYLVLDRSTTGYLLPQQQAGN comes from the coding sequence ATGACATTGAACACCCGAGGGCTGTGCGCAGCACTCCTTGCCGGCACGTTGGCGCTCGCGGCGGCGATGCCGGCGCGCGCCGCGGACGACGCCGAGGTCAAGGATTTCCTGCTCGACAACGGCATGGAAGTGGTGGTCATTCCGGATCATCGCGCTCCGATCGTCACCCATATGGTGTGGTACAAGATCGGCAGCGCCGACGAGCCGCCCGGCAAATCCGGCATCGCGCATTTCTTCGAGCATCTGATGTTCAAGGCGACGGCCAACCACGCCGCCGGCGAGTTCGACCGCGCCGTATCCGAGATCGGCGGCTCGAACAACGCCTTCACCTCCTACGACTACACCGCCTTCCACGAGACGGTGGCGCCCCCGGCGCTGGAGCAGATGATGGGCTTCGAGGCTGACCGTATGCGCAACCTCATCCTCACCGACGACGTCATCAAGACCGAGCGCGACGTGATCCTCGAAGAGCGCCGATCGCGCATCGACGGCAGTCCGCAGGCGGTGCTCGACGAAGAGGTCGACGCGACGCTCTGGCAGAACCAGCCCTACCGCATTCCGGTGATTGGTTGGATGCAGGAGATGGAGCAATTGAACCGCACCGACGCCAAGGCCTTCTATGACAGCTACTACCGGCCGAACAATGCGGTGCTGGTGGTGGCCGGCGACGTCGATCCCGACGCCGTGAAGGCGATGGCCGAGAGGACCTATGGCAAGGTCGCGCGCGGGCCGGATCTGCGGCCGCGCATCCGCCCGGTCGAGCCCGAGCAGAACACCAAGCGCACGGTGACGCTTACCGACGCGCGCGTCTCGGTGCCGAGCTTTTCCGCGCAATGGGTGGTGCCATCCTATCATACCGCCAAGCCCGGCGAGGCCGAGGCGCTCGACCTTCTGGCCGAGATCCTGGGCGGCGATAACCGCAGCCGCCTCTATCAGCAGCTCGTGGTGAAGCAAGGCATTGCCTCCGAGGCCGGCGCCTTCTTCCAGGGCACCATGCTCGACGCCACCAACTTCACTGTCTATGGCGCGCCGCGCGGCGACGCCAAGCTTTCCGATGTCGAGGCGGCCGTCGACGCCGAGATCGCCCGGATCGTCAAGGACGGCGTGACCGACGACGAATTGGAGCGGGCCAAGACGCGCTACGTCCGCTCGATGATCTTTGCCCGCGACAAGCAGGACGACATGGCCAATATGTACGGTTCGACGCTCGCCACCGGCGGCAATGTGAGCGATGTCGAGGAATGGCCGGATCGCATCCGCAAGGTCACCGCCGGAGAGGTCAAGGCGGCGGCCGTCCGCTACCTGGTGCTCGACCGTTCGACCACCGGCTATCTCTTGCCGCAGCAGCAGGCGGGGAATTGA
- a CDS encoding pitrilysin family protein has protein sequence MTRIVATLCFALFFLLLPALAAHAEMNIQEVKSKKGVTAWLVEDHSIPLVAVRFVFDGGTAQDPAGKEGLVNLMTGLFDEGAGDLDSEAFQSKLDDAGAEMSFQAARDGTYGSMRMLSDQKDEAFGLLKLAVNSPRFDQAPIDRIRAQILSGILTNERDPNTVAQQRWLRAIYGEHPYARPDEGNKKSLATITADDLRAFHKANFARGGLHVAVVGDIDAAALGGKLDEVFGDLPDKQTLAPVADIAPKLGQQLEVNYDLPQTSLQLAWPGVKRSAPDFYAAVLMNEILGGSTFTSRLYEEVREKRGLAYGVSSDLVDHEHSNALLVTTATRSDRAAETLSIVRQVVKEMAERGPTAEELAATKKYMIGAYAINNLDSSSSIAATLVELQIDNLGIDYIKRRAALIDAVTLADVKAAARKLLSTDPAVMVIGPPLVQVAGGGKG, from the coding sequence GTGACGCGCATCGTTGCCACCCTCTGCTTCGCCTTGTTCTTCCTGCTGCTGCCTGCGCTTGCCGCCCACGCGGAGATGAACATCCAGGAGGTCAAGTCGAAGAAGGGCGTCACCGCCTGGCTGGTGGAGGACCATTCGATCCCGCTGGTTGCCGTCCGCTTCGTCTTCGATGGCGGCACCGCGCAGGATCCCGCCGGCAAGGAAGGGCTAGTCAATTTGATGACCGGCCTGTTCGACGAGGGCGCCGGCGATCTCGACAGCGAGGCCTTCCAGTCGAAGCTCGACGATGCCGGCGCCGAGATGAGTTTTCAGGCGGCACGCGATGGCACCTATGGCTCGATGCGCATGCTGTCCGATCAGAAGGACGAGGCTTTCGGCCTGCTGAAGCTGGCGGTGAATAGCCCGCGCTTCGACCAGGCGCCGATCGACCGCATCCGCGCCCAGATACTCTCCGGCATCCTCACAAATGAGCGCGACCCCAACACGGTCGCCCAGCAGCGCTGGCTGCGCGCGATCTATGGCGAGCATCCCTACGCGCGGCCGGACGAAGGCAACAAGAAGAGCCTCGCCACCATCACTGCCGACGACCTCAGGGCCTTCCACAAGGCGAATTTCGCCCGCGGCGGCCTGCATGTGGCAGTGGTGGGCGATATTGACGCCGCCGCGCTGGGCGGCAAGCTGGACGAGGTGTTCGGCGATCTGCCGGACAAGCAGACGCTGGCGCCGGTTGCCGACATCGCGCCCAAGCTCGGCCAGCAGCTCGAAGTGAATTACGACCTGCCGCAGACCTCGCTGCAGCTTGCCTGGCCTGGCGTGAAACGGAGCGCCCCCGATTTCTACGCCGCCGTGCTGATGAACGAGATTCTCGGCGGCTCGACCTTCACGTCGCGGCTTTACGAGGAGGTGCGCGAGAAGCGCGGCCTTGCCTATGGCGTCAGCTCGGATCTCGTCGATCACGAGCATTCCAATGCGCTGCTGGTCACCACCGCGACGCGCTCCGACCGTGCCGCCGAGACGCTCTCGATCGTGCGCCAGGTGGTGAAGGAGATGGCCGAGAGGGGGCCGACCGCGGAGGAGCTCGCCGCGACCAAGAAATACATGATCGGCGCCTACGCCATCAACAATCTGGATTCTTCCAGCTCGATCGCCGCGACATTGGTCGAGCTGCAGATCGACAATCTCGGCATCGACTACATCAAGCGCCGCGCCGCGCTGATCGACGCCGTGACGCTTGCAGACGTCAAGGCGGCGGCAAGGAAGCTCCTGTCAACCGATCCGGCGGTGATGGTGATCGGTCCGCCGCTGGTCCAGGTGGCTGGAGGCGGCAAGGGATGA
- a CDS encoding HdeD family acid-resistance protein has protein sequence MTFQDDALSDAIGRTRDKWGWFVALGVLLLIFGGIAFGNLFIATVASVYVVGWLMLMAGAIEIVHAFGVKTWGRFFYWLLSGLLYAVAGFFAFDNPLLASAVLTLLLAIALVASGLLRAWVAYNHRPEQGWGWLLVAAIITILLGLIIAMGWPVNSLWVLGMFLAIDLIFQGWSFIAIGLALKR, from the coding sequence ATGACCTTTCAAGACGATGCCCTGAGCGACGCGATCGGCCGGACGCGCGACAAATGGGGATGGTTCGTGGCGCTGGGCGTGCTGCTCTTGATCTTCGGCGGCATCGCCTTCGGCAATCTGTTTATCGCCACCGTCGCCTCGGTCTATGTCGTCGGCTGGCTGATGCTGATGGCCGGCGCCATCGAGATCGTCCACGCCTTCGGGGTCAAGACCTGGGGCCGCTTCTTCTACTGGCTGCTCAGCGGCCTGCTTTACGCCGTCGCCGGCTTCTTCGCCTTCGATAATCCGTTGCTCGCCTCGGCGGTGCTGACGCTTCTGCTGGCCATCGCGCTCGTCGCCTCCGGGCTGCTCAGGGCCTGGGTGGCCTACAATCACCGGCCGGAGCAAGGCTGGGGATGGCTGCTCGTGGCCGCCATCATCACCATCCTGCTTGGCCTGATCATCGCCATGGGCTGGCCTGTCAACAGCCTGTGGGTGCTCGGCATGTTCCTGGCCATCGACCTGATCTTCCAGGGTTGGAGTTTTATTGCCATCGGGCTGGCGTTGAAGAGATAG
- a CDS encoding MipA/OmpV family protein, translated as MRIVGTIPLVLASGLMAVSAARAGEGSWISGDWYLTLGATGLVAPNFEGGKKYMLSAQPIISLGKVGPEARFTSRNDNISLGLIDDGSVRAGLTGKFLFSRDSKDELEGLDPVHWGGEVGGFFEFYPLDWVRARAELRHGIRAHNGFVADIAADAFYDVTPTVRISGGPRVSFASSDYFDAYYGVNAKEAAASGLSEYHPGGGLKSTGLGGAITWKVTDPMTASVFTEYSRLMGPAADSSLVKERGDRNQWTVGVSTTYRFNFSM; from the coding sequence ATGCGTATTGTCGGGACGATTCCGCTGGTTCTCGCCTCTGGCCTGATGGCCGTCTCCGCAGCCCGTGCGGGCGAGGGGAGCTGGATTTCGGGCGACTGGTATTTGACGCTCGGCGCCACCGGCCTTGTCGCCCCGAATTTCGAGGGCGGCAAGAAGTATATGCTCAGTGCCCAGCCCATCATCTCGCTCGGCAAGGTCGGCCCCGAGGCGCGCTTCACCTCGCGCAACGACAACATTTCGCTGGGGCTGATCGACGACGGCAGCGTACGCGCAGGCCTCACCGGCAAGTTCCTGTTCTCGCGCGACAGCAAGGACGAGCTGGAAGGCCTTGATCCTGTGCACTGGGGCGGCGAAGTTGGCGGCTTCTTCGAATTCTATCCACTCGACTGGGTCCGGGCGCGGGCGGAGTTGCGGCATGGCATTCGCGCCCATAACGGCTTCGTCGCCGACATCGCGGCGGACGCCTTCTACGATGTCACGCCGACGGTCCGCATCTCAGGCGGTCCTCGCGTTTCCTTTGCTTCGTCCGACTATTTCGACGCCTACTACGGCGTCAACGCCAAGGAAGCGGCCGCCTCGGGCCTCAGCGAATACCATCCGGGTGGTGGGCTGAAGTCGACGGGCCTCGGCGGCGCGATCACCTGGAAGGTGACAGATCCGATGACGGCCAGCGTCTTCACTGAATATTCGCGCCTGATGGGGCCGGCGGCCGATTCAAGCCTGGTCAAGGAGCGCGGCGACCGCAACCAGTGGACCGTTGGCGTGTCGACCACCTATCGCTTCAATTTCTCGATGTAG